The region AACTGTGCACTTGAATACTCCGCCAAATCATAAACACAGTTCATATTTGGACAAAGAAACAGGATAGATGGATGACATCCTTAAGGTTATTCTTTAACAAAAATTGATCAAAgccatgaaaattatttaatttatttatgcaaCTATTATTACAGCTTTTTGGTGTATATAAGATGGTGTGATATTCCTGATTATGTTCATGTCTATTGAATATTAGTGCAtttcacattttaatttacaataattGTCTACATATGGCATTTCTTTATCTTACTTTGATCATAGTTAGAATTTTCAAGTAGCCACTAGCCCTTGAAGAAAAATTCAGAAAGTAATATGCTCCTTCTACTGAAAGATATATTGTGGTAGTCTGGTAGATCACCAATATGGGCGATATATTATGAGTTTTGGTTGGAGAACAACCATAGTACTTTCCATTCAAATGAATAATGGACGCATATGCTGATTTATGTTCAGATGGTGGACATCAGACACAGTCGCAGTTGTGACTGGTGGAAATAGAGGAATCGGATTTGAGATCGCACACCAGCTTGGGATGCATGGGTTAACAGTCATTCTTACTTCACGGGACACGAGTGTAGGTGAAGAAGCAGCAAAAGTCATGCGAGAAGGGGGCTTGAAAGTGGCGTTCCATCAACTGGATATTGTGGATCCTTCGTCAATAGAGTCATTTTCTACTTGGCTAAATGAACAATTTGGTGGTTTAGACATACTGGTATGATATTTTGTCCTCTTAATAGGGGGGGGGGATATGTTGCGATTCTTTCTAGTCAATGCTTAATGCTATGTTGTATTATCTGtatatttccttttcttgtaTTTTCAGTCAAGTATTCACTAACGCCTAGTAAACACGTAGATAAACAATGCTGGAGTCAATTTCAATCTTGGCTCAGAAAACTCTGTGGAACACGCAGAAACAGTTATCAAGACAAACTATTATGGCACAAAAAATATGATCAAAGCCATAATACCATTAGTGAGGCTTTCAACTTCAGGTGGTCGAGTTGTTAATGTGAGCTCACGATTAGGAAGACTGAATGGAAGGCGAAATGTAAGGCTCAAATTTTGCAATTCCTGATAATGCTAAGTTTTGTTAGAAATTTTGTTTTACCCATGAACTAACTTTGCTTGATATTCCTTAGAACATGCATTTTCAGCCGTCTTAGTTAAAGCTTAAAGCATTCTTGATTTTTCCAGAGAATTGGAGATGTTGAATTGAGACACAAACTGGAGGACATAGAATCGCTATCAGAGGAACTTATTGACCGGACTTTGAACACATTCCTAGAACAAGTAAAAGACGGGACTTGGGAATCTCATGGATGGCCTCAAAATTTTACCGACTACTCACTGTCAAAACTCGCGGTAAATGCTTTCACTAGGCTAATGGCGCGAGAACTTTCAGACCGCCCTGACGGTCAGAAGATATATATGAACTGCTATTGCCCAGGTTGGGTGAAGACTGCCATGACGGGTTGGGCGGGGAATCTTCCTCCCGAAGAGGCAGCCGATACTGCAGTCTGGTTGGCGCTGCATCCCGACCTATCTGTGAGCGGTAAGTTTTTCGCCGAGAGACGAGAGATCAATTTCTGAGGCAGGATGTGAGGGCTGATTGGAGATTTTGATCAAGAGATGGAAGGAAAGCTGCTGCCTTGTGATCTATATTGCTTATCTACTCTGCTGTCCCAAAAgattatttgttaaaaaacaaaaggcTTATTGGTTTTATGACTATGGGGTAGTTAGTCGGCAGGCCAACATAACCGAATGGATGAGAAAATATAGATAATTGAAAGGGAAAAACAAAGAAGACGCGATGTGTTTTTTTATGTGGAAATCGAATTGTGAAAATCACGAGCCTTTTCAGGCAATGCCAAGCCAAAATTCACTATCCTTATAGGTAGTTTTGTACATGAGCAAGTCGTATCTCTATTAACATTTTTCCGCCTTTTTTGATAAAGTTATTTGTATGTCTTTGCCTTCACTTGCCAATAACATTTAATAAGCCATGGTGTCTTTGTgcatatatacaattttttgacCAACTATAACTCTCTAGATTTGAGAACTAGATGAAAAATCATTGGCCATTGTTGTTCTTCTCATCCAAAAATGAAGATGCAATTACGTTCGAAAATAGTTGTCTAAGACGgcaaaaaataattacaaaaatctGTGCCCCCATGCAGGATCGAACTACAGACCTTCAGTTTACAAGACTgacgctctaccactgagctatagGGGCTTGTTGAGTCGATGTCAAGTATATTTACTATTAGTATGTACCATTATTAAGCGAAGATGAATGGaaaagaatttaaattattaaacataattCACTGATATTTAAGTTTTCAATTACAAATCTCTTATTCTTCAATTCACTTTTGGAATtactcaaatattttattaatgtgtGATACTTATCTTAGTTATTGTATCTCTGGGATAAATGAAAGATTATGCGTTCCTTGAATTAACGAAGGGTCAAGTTTATTTCCTATATATAAGATCTTATATTTCATTTGTGAGATACAATTCACTtacacctgtaatacattttacttgcatttgcaatacattttacttgcacttgtgcaagtaatttactttgttaacattcatgcacatgggtgcaacctatgtgcacctagttataacattaagtgcacttagtattgatgctcagtgtacaatttacttgcacttgtaatacattttacttgcacgtgtgcacctattttcacttataagtgcaagtaatttaccttgttaacatttatgtacctgggtgcacctaggtgcatctagttataacattacgtgcacctagttataacattacgtgcacctagttataacattaagtgcaacTACATCCTGGACACGTGACGCGCTgcgattcgtccgcatttctctgcTGGGCGACCAGTACACACCTGAACGTCTATAAATTATCACTAAAAGatcttttctcttctcttcataTTCTCTCTgttgttttattattacataataacaaaatattgtATTCTTaactctaaattttttttttactacgcAACATATAAGCACCTTTAAATGGAGTAAAAAAGAGGTaccatttaaaataattattaagcaCAAATCTTATACCACTTGTTGGAGTTAGTCAAAATGTGTCGATATGACATGCAAatacaagtttattaaaatgcactaaagtctaaaacaactaaacaaacttaatacaaaatttagattaaaaaaaaactaaataataataataatatgacagGAAAACTCAAGTTCGCCTGCTAAAATGTGTCTCATTTAGGCCGCTTCCTTACAAGTCACTAAATTCTTAACGCAACTTGCGCGGTTGAACCAACCTCTTTTTACCACTCtaataacaatttaattttttaagatatAGATATCAAATGcaacacttttatttttttttaaatgtgcacATTCAtcgtttttaattaaaaaataataacatatcAGTTTTTTTGGGTACATATATTATTTCCTTTTCAAAACAATAacatataagttttttttttaatttttaattaatataatattcctctattataaaatattaaatatcgaTAATTTTGCAGAAACCGGGTACACCATAAATCGAGTATAAAAGTGAAAAATCTAAAATGACAACTCaagtaaataataatgttactgCTAGGAATCGAATCTTAGTGTATGAGTTAAAGGTTAGGACCATAAATCACTCAATTAGGAAAGTTATTATAAATCAATATAATGTGAATCTCgattcatgatataatttggtGGATcacatatgaatattatgtaaCAAGTTTTAAGGGAATAATATTGCGTAAAAGAACTTACAAAATGTTAGTTCTTGGCACTTTGGCAGGGTGCGGTTACAGAATTGGCCCATTTTTATAAGCGGATAGAGAAAGGCCACGCAACGACAACTTCGACTATAAAGCATAAACCTCAACTTCTCCGACCTGTAAACTCCTTtgaggaaagaaagaaaaacaatggCGAGCACGAGAAGGTCTCTTGTATCCTCCTTCGCTCGAATTCGAATTCTCCTTAATCCCAGAAATCAAACATCTTATCCCATTTCACCGATCCCCTCCCACAGTCATTACAGGTATCAAATCCATTATTTTCTCAACCAGCTTGAGAATACTTTCCAATTTGTGCTGTTCATAGTaatttttctgtttttatcaGGCCGCTTTTGGGTTCTTTCTCGCGATTGTGCTCTTCTAACCTTGGTATCGATCTCTCCGATGAAGAAGCCAAAAGGCGGTTAGTCAACAGGTGTCTTATTTTGGTTACTTTTTGTTTAATCTTGAACATTCTGATTTTTAAGGTTGTTGTTTTAGTGGGGGTTTTTTCTTGTGTTTGTAGGCTTTTATATAGGAGCAAACAAAGAGGGTACCTTGAGCTGGACCTCATTCTGGGCAAATGGGTGGAGGATCATATCCATTCCATGGATGAAAATGGAATTAAGGCTCTTGTTCATGTTCTTGATGtggtaatttttattatattcaaaatttctCTTTTTACTCTTGTGTTCGAGTGTTTCTGTTTCTCCTATAATCTGTGTGGCATTCTAGCATAGTTTTTACATATATCTGCATTTCATGTTTGATTCTTGCGTGTTAGTTCAAGAGTAATCCGAGTATATCGTCTCCACTTTTCCCACTCAGGACTAGGAGTTGTTAGATTGTTATAATTCCCAAATTAGTCAACTACATATGTTAGATGGTTAGTTGGTTAGTTGAGTACACGATTAGATAAATATAGATGATGAGTAGCCAAAGCAGACAAAGAAAACCACTCAGCCCAGTTGAGTGCCAACTCGGCTGAGTTAGGCGCTCAACACGGCGCCTAGTCGGCCAGTTAGTCAGTTGGCAGACTAAAAGTCGCCTAGGGCTGAAATCGCCTCAGCCTAGGGGCGCCTAGGCTGATTTTTACAACAATGATGTATGGTCAACACAACCTGTCTTAAAATGTTATTGGAGGAATTCAGTATAACTGTACAAGTTTATGACAAATTCCTACTGGAAATATGTAGTCAAATGAATTTTCTGAAAGTTCGTTTAGGGAACTGTCAAGAAATTGTGACTTGGCTGGTGTTTGTCACAAGCATGGTGTCAACACCGGACCAAATGATGGAAACTCAATAGTTGTTGGATCAGAAGCATTTAATCTGATCTTTAGGTGCTGTTCGGGAATGATACATTGCGAATGGCAATGTAATTAGGTAATGCGGATAATTAGAATGTATTGTTGTATGGACCATGACTGGTTTTTTTAATGAATCCACGGAACATTTGAGGTATTTCTGTTGTTTCAGAGACACAAAAACGTTGATTTCTAGTGACAGGAGATTGTTGTTATACATTTCAAGTTTCAAGAGAAATTCTTTCTTGGATCTTCCATACTTAAGGCGTGGGGTTCTTATCTAAGCGTATTTCATTTTAACACGAGACTGTCACCTAGCATTGCCTTTCTATGTACAAGTCCGAGAGATCAACCCAGTTTTGGTTTGTGCTCTTGACACGAACAAACTCAAACTAAGAACCTATTGGCCATACAAAACAGGCATTAATAGAGCTATTTTGTCCGCTGGCAAATTGAACAAATTTATTCAAGTTGATTTCTTCTCGTGATTGCAGGAGAATCCTGATCTGTGGAAGTGGCTGACGGGTCAGGAGCCAGCCCCAGATGCAATAAGAACCAATCCCGTGAGGAATCAAACAGACTTGTGCAAATACGATTTGTCATTCTTGAACCCTTTAACTGTTATCTAACTGTGTTGCGTTTTGCTCTAGGTGTTTACTTCTGTCCACAGGAAGATCATGAATAACCTTGACAAACACGCTGCTCCCGAGACCCGAGCAACTACCGGGCAGTCGTGGGTGAGAGGTTGGGACGATTTCAAGAGAGGGCGAGACAGCCCTATAGCCGGGAACCAGTAGCCTTGTCTAAGACAAGTGTTGAACGAAACTCGGATAACATATAGATAAATAACCATGAAGTGAATGGCTGTATTAAAATGTTGTGTAGATTTAGCTCAAAGTACAAATAAAACCTTAGCAATAATCCGTTGGGTGTGAAACTATGAAATCTTATGGCTCATATGGCTCTGAGCATATGACACCagattcaatatatatatgaatcttCTGTTCTGTTTGCATAATTTCAATTCTGTGATTCTATTACATATGTGCAGGCCCAATAGTCATATGGAGTAGTTTAGAATAGACATTGAGAACTTAGTCCTTGTTCATTGATTTAAACAGATTTaagatgtgtttggttcataggtttacacactagggatggaatcaaaatcatagttagtattTGGTCGACAATTTTTAAAACCAACTATAGAATTGATTACCTCTccaattaaaaattgtattcccTATTTAAAAATTGGTGATCATTCTATCTTATTGGtaacataatttttaagtttggattaatacttttagatttttgttttttgttcatACTGATGCTTTGGATGTTGTTATATTAGGGtcaattgccttaattttttgtttttgtatttttaaaacatttattttcattatagtgtcttacacaaccaaacatcaatattagtaatcattctaattccaccctactactaaatataaaacatgcaaaatactttcaccaaaaccaattatcattactaagtatttgattcctatCTCGATTTCGATTTGCATGTactaaccaaacacacccttagtatttTAATTGTCCATTATATTGTACTTTCAACCTctgatattatataattatcaaattcagttaacaaattcttttttttttttaatgttatttttatcatttaaaattaatatttatgattaaagtttcattttatctatgttaactttatttttaatattgaatattgattttaaatgataaaaataatatcatatattaATAGAGTTTGACGATTATATAATTCTATGGACTATAAAAGCGtaacattttaaataattacgTAACTAAGTTTGTTtaaattaagggaaaatgacactttttccctctatgttatgtgtttatagcacttttcccccctatgttattaaagtgacagtttttccccctcagttattttaaaagtggtagttttctcacctgtaatgttaaattgacatttttgcccttaaaaataactatttcatttatttttattctctaaccaattattactaatatgtaggGAAGATTACGgctcgatacgaacctaatcgaacattggagcaattgaacttaaatagtatagacggttacggttacgattcaacaccgaaaaaagtaaaataaaataatttttgaatttagactatttttaaataagtaataaaattataaaaataaataaatacattttgattggcggttcaaaatcgaaattggaaccgaaccgtaccgatttatcaaaataagtgtttgatcattttcactatatatgactgtggttaagttccggttca is a window of Ipomoea triloba cultivar NCNSP0323 chromosome 11, ASM357664v1 DNA encoding:
- the LOC115996254 gene encoding succinate dehydrogenase assembly factor 2, mitochondrial-like isoform X2; the protein is MASTRRSLVSSFARIRILLNPRNQTSYPISPIPSHSHYRPLLGSFSRLCSSNLGIDLSDEEAKRRLLYRSKQRGYLELDLILGKWVEDHIHSMDENGIKALVHVLDVENPDLWKWLTGQEPAPDAIRTNPVFTSVHRKIMNNLDKHAAPETRATTGQSWVRGWDDFKRGRDSPIAGNQ
- the LOC115996254 gene encoding succinate dehydrogenase assembly factor 2, mitochondrial-like isoform X1, which translates into the protein MASTRRSLVSSFARIRILLNPRNQTSYPISPIPSHSHYRPLLGSFSRLCSSNLGIDLSDEEAKRRLVNRLLYRSKQRGYLELDLILGKWVEDHIHSMDENGIKALVHVLDVENPDLWKWLTGQEPAPDAIRTNPVFTSVHRKIMNNLDKHAAPETRATTGQSWVRGWDDFKRGRDSPIAGNQ
- the LOC115996318 gene encoding carbonyl reductase [NADPH] 1-like; the protein is MNKKERARERREKRRQEICLLRSIPYSDHQRWWTSDTVAVVTGGNRGIGFEIAHQLGMHGLTVILTSRDTSVGEEAAKVMREGGLKVAFHQLDIVDPSSIESFSTWLNEQFGGLDILINNAGVNFNLGSENSVEHAETVIKTNYYGTKNMIKAIIPLVRLSTSGGRVVNVSSRLGRLNGRRNRIGDVELRHKLEDIESLSEELIDRTLNTFLEQVKDGTWESHGWPQNFTDYSLSKLAVNAFTRLMARELSDRPDGQKIYMNCYCPGWVKTAMTGWAGNLPPEEAADTAVWLALHPDLSVSGKFFAERREINF